One window of Magallana gigas chromosome 2, xbMagGiga1.1, whole genome shotgun sequence genomic DNA carries:
- the LOC105343950 gene encoding proline-rich protein 2 isoform X1 → MRHFNKGILLFLFDTLLLITEAQTAHGPYMANQFGGGGYNQPYNNQGYNQPYNQQYSQPYNQQYNQQYNQQYNQPYNNPSVGGGYNAPVFPTTSTTTTPGTTVETEFELEETTIPITTSTTTTTTPNPPPPPKKPQRRGPPSQRQEHQPEPRRNNWMGPPGGHQNMWPQRGPNAQNQKQPPRNYVPPSFQRPLKGQQNMYNPPSNQPFRGQQYPNNGPPQGPPQMKGQPVSYNQPPYGGGPPYNFQQQQQQQMRPNTNQYRPPPPAGMPPMQSPMQPPMRQPMQPMPPQQQQQPLQPMPPQQPQQPMQPMPPQQPMQPMPPQQPMQPMQSMQPQQPMQPPQQALPPMAPRPQASMSNTANMIQKPPVSQNIPPLGVKAPKTVGEQCPTYRYTVDNNFVEFHTVPGNCKIQVMYPPGGNGPPKVQFLAKVPAKA, encoded by the exons aCACCCTTTTGCTTATTACGGAAGCCCAGACCGCACATG GTCCCTACATGGCGAATCAGTTCGGCGGAGGGGGATATAACCAACCATACAACAACCAGGGCTACAACCAGCCATATAATCAACAATACAGTCAACCCTACAACCAACAATATAACCAACAGTATAATCAACAATATAACCAACCCTACAATAACCCATCGGTGGGAGGTGGATATAACGCCCCAGTGTTTCCCACTACCTCCACAACCACCACACCAGGAACAACGGTAGAGACAGAATTCGAACTAGAAGAAACCACTATTCCAATCACCACAAGCacaaccacaacaacaacacccAACCCTCCCCCACCACCGAAAAAGCCACAACGGCGGGGACCACCCTCCCAAAGACAGGAACACCAACCAGAGCCGAGGCGAAACAATTGGATGGGACCACCAGGTGGTCACCAAAATATGTGGCCACAAAGGGGACCTAATGCCCAAAATCAAAAACAGCCACCGCGAAATTACGTACCTCCAAGTTTTCAGAGACCGCTTAAGGGGCAACAGAATATGTATAATCCCCCTTCAAATCAGCCTTTCAGAG GTCAACAATATCCAAACAATGGTCCACCCCAAGGTCCACCTCAGATGAAAGGTCAGCCGGTCAGCTATAACCAGCCTCCGTACGGCGGTGGTCCACCTTATAACttccaacaacaacaacaacaacagatgAGACCTAACACAAATCAGTACAGACCGCCACCACCCGCTGGTATGCCTCCAATGCAATCCCCAATGCAACCACCAATGAGACAACCTATGCAGCCAATGCCAccacaacaacagcaacaaccATTGCAGCCAATGCCACCACAACAACCGCAGCAACCAATGCAGCCAATGCCACCACAACAACCAATGCAGCCAATGCCACCACAACAACCAATGCAACCAATGCAGTCAATGCAACCTCAGCAGCCGATGCAACCACCGCAACAGGCCCTTCCACCTATGGCACCGAGGCCACAGGCATCTATGAGCAATACGGCCAACATGATTCAGAAACCTCCTGTATCACAGAACATACCGCCACTTGGTGTCAAAGCCCCCAAGACAGTTGGGGAACAGTGTCCTACTTATCGCTACACAGTGGATAATAACTTTGTCGAATTCCACACGGTACCTGGTAACTGTAAAAT CCAAGTGATGTATCCGCCAGGTGGAAATGG ACCACCAAAAGTGCAATTTCTGGCTAAGGTCCCCGCAAAGGCATAA
- the LOC105343950 gene encoding amelogenin isoform X2 — MRHFNKGILLFLFDTLLLITEAQTAHGQQYPNNGPPQGPPQMKGQPVSYNQPPYGGGPPYNFQQQQQQQMRPNTNQYRPPPPAGMPPMQSPMQPPMRQPMQPMPPQQQQQPLQPMPPQQPQQPMQPMPPQQPMQPMPPQQPMQPMQSMQPQQPMQPPQQALPPMAPRPQASMSNTANMIQKPPVSQNIPPLGVKAPKTVGEQCPTYRYTVDNNFVEFHTVPGNCKIQVMYPPGGNGPPKVQFLAKVPAKA; from the exons aCACCCTTTTGCTTATTACGGAAGCCCAGACCGCACATG GTCAACAATATCCAAACAATGGTCCACCCCAAGGTCCACCTCAGATGAAAGGTCAGCCGGTCAGCTATAACCAGCCTCCGTACGGCGGTGGTCCACCTTATAACttccaacaacaacaacaacaacagatgAGACCTAACACAAATCAGTACAGACCGCCACCACCCGCTGGTATGCCTCCAATGCAATCCCCAATGCAACCACCAATGAGACAACCTATGCAGCCAATGCCAccacaacaacagcaacaaccATTGCAGCCAATGCCACCACAACAACCGCAGCAACCAATGCAGCCAATGCCACCACAACAACCAATGCAGCCAATGCCACCACAACAACCAATGCAACCAATGCAGTCAATGCAACCTCAGCAGCCGATGCAACCACCGCAACAGGCCCTTCCACCTATGGCACCGAGGCCACAGGCATCTATGAGCAATACGGCCAACATGATTCAGAAACCTCCTGTATCACAGAACATACCGCCACTTGGTGTCAAAGCCCCCAAGACAGTTGGGGAACAGTGTCCTACTTATCGCTACACAGTGGATAATAACTTTGTCGAATTCCACACGGTACCTGGTAACTGTAAAAT CCAAGTGATGTATCCGCCAGGTGGAAATGG ACCACCAAAAGTGCAATTTCTGGCTAAGGTCCCCGCAAAGGCATAA
- the LOC105343949 gene encoding uncharacterized protein isoform X1 — MKTKHPEADFDTEELIRPSKRLKIEDSCYQSVVDDSAQSLANLLILAQTALSYVKDQPSTEESGHGSTINETHACLYSDIITRQDADDQVSRPAEPPHRQLSLLSKYPYKPKTVLRVSPTEREQANLNHSAKSVQGGTIDEHFNQILPCSSLEDGLQMLAHTALSTITSPVHITSSAAPTTTVIKDRPQPSKLEQILLDLNLRTNSLQSQASPELATPDDNYQLPKTGSSRRKKREPRRRVPFEGVSGTQASTCTENASGKGSSRRRALKRTILFDDSGELIPKKTVKRSTSNCEISTVTDKDILQPRKTLVAKRPRISEVSQRQTLYNSLIANWKKQLDDWKARNRAIDSKHAHKMKYPSHLHEWLERVKFSHNRKWKLFQYEEPRWTPKQLALTRQPGSSLAA, encoded by the exons ATGAAAACGAAACATCCAGAAGCAGATTTTGATACAGAGGAACTTATAAGG CCTTCAAAAAGGTTAAAGATCGAGGATTCGTGCTATCAGTCAGTTGTAGACGATAGTGCACAGTCATTGGCTAATCTGTTGATACTGGCTCAGACTGCTCTGTCCTATGTAAAGGACCAACCTTCGACTGAGGAATCGGGGCACGGGTCTACGATAAACGAGACCCATGCCTGTCTATACAGTGACATCATTACTAGACAGGATGCAGATGATCAGGTGTCTAGACCTGCGGAACCACCTCATCGTCAGCTGTCCCTGCTCAGCAAATATCCATACAAACCTAAAACGGTGCTCAGAGTTTCACCAACAGAACGAGAGCAGGCAAACCTAAACCACAGTGCTAAATCG GTACAAGGAGGTACCATTGACGAGCATTTCAATCAGATCTTGCCCTGCTCGAGTTTAGAAGACGGTCTCCAAATGCTGGCTCATACTGCCTTGTCCACGATCACTTCTCCTGTTCACATCACTTCCAGTGCTGCACCCACAACTACAGTTATTAAAGATAGGCCACAACCCTCAAAACTTGAACAGATCCTGCTAGATCTAAATCTGAGGACAAACTCCTTACAGTCTCAAGCAAGCCCTGAGCTTGCCACTCCAGACGATAATTATCAG cTGCCCAAAACTGGATCAAGCAGACGTAAGAAAAGAGAGCCACGAAGGCGAGTTCCCTTTGAGGGTGTATCGGGAACGCAGGCCAGCACGTGTACTGAGAATGCATCTGGTAAAGGGTCTTCTCGGAGGAGAGCTCTAAAAAGAACTATATTGTTTGATGACTCGGGCGAACTTATTCCTAAAAAGACTGTAAAACGCAGTACAAGTAATTGTGAAATCTCAACAGTTACTGATAAAGACATTCTGCAGCCTCGCAAGACTCTGGTTGCTAAGCGTCCGAGGATATCCGAAGTGTCTCAG CGACAGACTCTCTACAATTCACTGATCGCCAACTGGAAAAAACAGTTGGATGACTGG aaagcCAGAAATCGGGCAATTGATTCTAAACATGCTCATAAAATGAAGTATCCTTCACACTTG CACGAGTGGTTGGAGAGAGTAAAATTCAGTCACAACCGAAAATGGAAGTTGTTTCAGTACGAGGAACCAAGATGGACGCCTAAGCAATTGGCATTGACTAGACAGCCGGGGTCATCCTTGGCAGCCTAA
- the LOC105343949 gene encoding uncharacterized protein isoform X2: MKTKHPEADFDTEELIRPSKRLKIEDSCYQSVVDDSAQSLANLLILAQTALSYVKDQPSTEESGHGSTINETHACLYSDIITRQDADDQVSRPAEPPHRQLSLLSKYPYKPKTVLRVSPTEREQANLNHSAKSVQGGTIDEHFNQILPCSSLEDGLQMLAHTALSTITSPVHITSSAAPTTTVIKDRPQPSKLEQILLDLNLRTNSLQSQASPELATPDDNYQLPKTGSSRRKKREPRRRVPFEGVSGTQASTCTENASGKGSSRRRALKRTILFDDSGELIPKKTVKRSTSNCEISTVTDKDILQPRKTLVAKRPRISEVSQKARNRAIDSKHAHKMKYPSHLHEWLERVKFSHNRKWKLFQYEEPRWTPKQLALTRQPGSSLAA; encoded by the exons ATGAAAACGAAACATCCAGAAGCAGATTTTGATACAGAGGAACTTATAAGG CCTTCAAAAAGGTTAAAGATCGAGGATTCGTGCTATCAGTCAGTTGTAGACGATAGTGCACAGTCATTGGCTAATCTGTTGATACTGGCTCAGACTGCTCTGTCCTATGTAAAGGACCAACCTTCGACTGAGGAATCGGGGCACGGGTCTACGATAAACGAGACCCATGCCTGTCTATACAGTGACATCATTACTAGACAGGATGCAGATGATCAGGTGTCTAGACCTGCGGAACCACCTCATCGTCAGCTGTCCCTGCTCAGCAAATATCCATACAAACCTAAAACGGTGCTCAGAGTTTCACCAACAGAACGAGAGCAGGCAAACCTAAACCACAGTGCTAAATCG GTACAAGGAGGTACCATTGACGAGCATTTCAATCAGATCTTGCCCTGCTCGAGTTTAGAAGACGGTCTCCAAATGCTGGCTCATACTGCCTTGTCCACGATCACTTCTCCTGTTCACATCACTTCCAGTGCTGCACCCACAACTACAGTTATTAAAGATAGGCCACAACCCTCAAAACTTGAACAGATCCTGCTAGATCTAAATCTGAGGACAAACTCCTTACAGTCTCAAGCAAGCCCTGAGCTTGCCACTCCAGACGATAATTATCAG cTGCCCAAAACTGGATCAAGCAGACGTAAGAAAAGAGAGCCACGAAGGCGAGTTCCCTTTGAGGGTGTATCGGGAACGCAGGCCAGCACGTGTACTGAGAATGCATCTGGTAAAGGGTCTTCTCGGAGGAGAGCTCTAAAAAGAACTATATTGTTTGATGACTCGGGCGAACTTATTCCTAAAAAGACTGTAAAACGCAGTACAAGTAATTGTGAAATCTCAACAGTTACTGATAAAGACATTCTGCAGCCTCGCAAGACTCTGGTTGCTAAGCGTCCGAGGATATCCGAAGTGTCTCAG aaagcCAGAAATCGGGCAATTGATTCTAAACATGCTCATAAAATGAAGTATCCTTCACACTTG CACGAGTGGTTGGAGAGAGTAAAATTCAGTCACAACCGAAAATGGAAGTTGTTTCAGTACGAGGAACCAAGATGGACGCCTAAGCAATTGGCATTGACTAGACAGCCGGGGTCATCCTTGGCAGCCTAA